Proteins encoded together in one Alteribacter keqinensis window:
- a CDS encoding acetyl-CoA carboxylase biotin carboxylase subunit produces the protein MIKKLLVANRGEIAVRIFKTCEKLGIKTVAVFSDADEASVHTRAADEARWVGGSRVKESYLNMDKILEVAKETGADAIHPGYGFLSENPEFSKRVKEAGITFIGPNEEIMETMGNKIAAREAMIKADVPVVPGKNLVSADEKEAAAVCEEIGYPVMIKAASGGGGIGMQRVDHKDELIKVLPSVIKKAETFFGSAELYVEKFIENPRHIEAQVVGDTFGNVQCLGERDCSIQRRNQKIIEEAPAANLSEETRKSLFAYAEKAAKDIGYTNVGTIEFLVDEQENIYFLEMNTRLQVEHPVTEEVTGIDLVEWQIRIAEKKRISELKERNVSYEHAIEVRIYAEDPVTFFPSPGKLKRWSFPDMDQIRYDSGVEEGIQVTPFYDPMLAKVIAKGHSRSDAVEQLAVCLEKAEVEGIKTNIPMLLETLQHDVFKKGNATTQFVQKYVIEKNRTQV, from the coding sequence ATGATTAAAAAACTATTAGTAGCAAACCGAGGCGAAATTGCCGTTCGTATATTTAAAACATGTGAGAAACTTGGGATTAAGACAGTTGCTGTCTTTTCAGATGCAGATGAAGCGAGTGTTCATACAAGAGCAGCCGATGAAGCCCGCTGGGTTGGCGGTTCCCGTGTGAAGGAAAGCTATTTGAACATGGATAAAATCCTTGAAGTGGCCAAGGAGACTGGTGCTGACGCCATCCATCCGGGATACGGATTTTTATCCGAAAACCCTGAATTCAGTAAGCGTGTAAAAGAAGCCGGGATTACATTCATCGGTCCAAACGAAGAGATTATGGAAACAATGGGCAATAAAATCGCAGCCCGGGAAGCCATGATCAAGGCTGACGTTCCGGTCGTACCGGGTAAAAACCTTGTGTCTGCTGACGAGAAAGAAGCAGCCGCTGTTTGTGAGGAAATCGGTTATCCGGTCATGATCAAAGCCGCTTCCGGCGGGGGCGGCATCGGAATGCAGCGGGTTGACCATAAGGATGAACTTATTAAGGTCCTTCCTTCTGTAATCAAAAAAGCAGAAACGTTCTTCGGTTCTGCAGAACTTTATGTAGAGAAATTTATTGAAAATCCACGTCATATTGAAGCACAGGTTGTGGGAGATACATTTGGAAACGTTCAATGCCTAGGGGAGCGCGATTGCTCAATTCAACGGAGAAATCAAAAAATCATCGAGGAAGCACCAGCAGCAAACCTGAGTGAAGAAACAAGAAAATCGCTGTTTGCCTATGCTGAAAAAGCTGCAAAAGATATCGGCTACACTAATGTTGGAACAATCGAGTTCCTTGTGGATGAGCAGGAGAATATTTATTTCCTTGAGATGAATACCCGCCTGCAAGTAGAGCATCCGGTCACAGAAGAAGTCACTGGTATCGATCTTGTCGAATGGCAGATAAGAATTGCTGAAAAAAAGAGGATTTCAGAACTTAAAGAGCGAAATGTGTCATATGAACACGCGATTGAAGTTCGGATTTATGCTGAAGATCCAGTAACCTTCTTCCCTTCACCGGGTAAACTGAAGCGCTGGTCTTTCCCGGATATGGACCAGATCCGCTATGACTCCGGTGTAGAAGAAGGCATTCAGGTGACTCCGTTCTATGATCCAATGCTCGCGAAGGTAATTGCAAAAGGTCATTCAAGAAGCGATGCTGTTGAGCAGCTGGCCGTCTGTCTTGAAAAAGCTGAGGTAGAAGGCATTAAAACGAACATTCCAATGCTTTTGGAAACACTGCAGCACGATGTGTTCAAAAAAGGAAACGCCACCACTCAATTCGTACAAAAATACGTGATTGAGAAGAACCGTACACAAGTATAA
- a CDS encoding acetyl-CoA carboxylase biotin carboxyl carrier protein subunit, producing MKEVKTNMAGNVWKVQVAAGDEVTAGQEVVILESMKMEIPITAEEDGTVEEVKVEEGSFVNEDDVLLTLK from the coding sequence ATGAAAGAAGTAAAGACAAATATGGCAGGTAACGTATGGAAAGTTCAAGTAGCAGCAGGAGACGAAGTAACAGCCGGACAGGAAGTTGTCATTCTTGAATCAATGAAAATGGAAATTCCGATTACTGCTGAAGAAGACGGTACTGTTGAAGAAGTGAAAGTAGAAGAAGGCAGCTTCGTTAACGAAGATGACGTTTTACTTACATTAAAATAA
- a CDS encoding hydroxymethylglutaryl-CoA lyase, whose amino-acid sequence MNYPERVLIKEVGPRDGLQNEKVFLPTQTKIDWINQLSKTGLSYIEITSFVNPKWIPALSDCYEVAKGITREPGVTYAALVPNMKGLEKALLADVDEVAVFMSASDTHNKKNINKSIEETFPVLEETIREAKASGKKVRGYLSTVFGCPYEGHVSPEQAEKVTTKLLEMGVYEVSLGDTIGVGNPRQVESNLNQWTASIPKENLALHFHNTRGMALANTLVGMSAGITTIDGSLGGLGGCPYAKGASGNLATDDLIHMLSEMGIDSGIDLGSLVNAGHFIETSLEKPLISHQMEIARAQKAEQTS is encoded by the coding sequence ATGAACTATCCTGAACGAGTACTCATAAAAGAAGTAGGACCCCGGGACGGCCTGCAGAACGAAAAGGTGTTCCTCCCGACTCAAACTAAGATCGACTGGATCAATCAGTTATCAAAGACAGGGTTATCCTATATCGAAATCACATCATTTGTTAACCCAAAGTGGATTCCTGCTCTTTCTGACTGCTATGAAGTAGCAAAGGGAATAACGCGGGAGCCCGGTGTAACCTATGCTGCCCTGGTCCCGAATATGAAGGGGCTCGAGAAAGCTCTTCTGGCAGACGTAGACGAAGTCGCTGTTTTTATGTCAGCAAGCGACACACATAACAAGAAAAACATTAACAAATCCATAGAAGAAACGTTTCCTGTACTGGAAGAAACGATCCGGGAAGCGAAAGCATCAGGCAAAAAAGTAAGAGGCTACCTTTCCACTGTCTTCGGCTGCCCTTATGAAGGACACGTCTCTCCCGAGCAGGCAGAAAAAGTCACAACAAAGCTTCTTGAGATGGGTGTATACGAAGTCTCGCTGGGAGATACGATTGGTGTTGGAAACCCCCGTCAGGTTGAGAGCAATCTGAATCAATGGACTGCTTCGATACCTAAAGAGAACCTGGCCCTTCATTTTCATAATACAAGAGGGATGGCTCTTGCCAATACCCTTGTAGGAATGAGTGCGGGGATTACAACGATTGACGGATCCCTGGGCGGCCTGGGAGGTTGTCCGTACGCTAAAGGTGCTTCGGGAAATTTGGCTACCGATGACCTGATTCACATGCTCAGTGAGATGGGCATTGATTCAGGGATTGACCTTGGCTCTCTGGTGAATGCCGGCCATTTTATTGAAACGTCTCTTGAAAAGCCGCTGATCAGTCATCAAATGGAAATAGCACGAGCACAAAAAGCGGAACAAACAAGCTAA
- a CDS encoding enoyl-CoA hydratase-related protein has product MSLVNLELRDDHIAWLKINRPEAANSLNKHVLDQIAGHVKELSLNPKVRALVLTSAGEKVFSAGADLKERRELRVEEVPFAVKRIRETIDLVDDFPAPTICALNGPAFGGGFELALACDIRICTPHTTFALTETSLAIIPGAGGTQRLPRAIGMSRAKEMIFTSKKIDAQTAEQWGLVSSVSTSDSLYKEVKALTDQMVRCGPVALRQAKFAMNQGAGTDLKTGIAIEAKAYEITIPTEDRIEGLEAFKEKRKPQYTGR; this is encoded by the coding sequence ATGAGTTTAGTGAACCTGGAACTTCGGGACGATCATATTGCATGGCTTAAAATCAACCGTCCGGAGGCTGCAAACTCTCTTAATAAACATGTCCTTGATCAAATTGCGGGACATGTTAAGGAGCTTTCGTTAAATCCAAAAGTCAGAGCTCTTGTATTAACCTCTGCCGGTGAAAAAGTATTCAGTGCCGGCGCAGATTTAAAAGAGCGGAGAGAACTGAGGGTGGAAGAAGTTCCCTTTGCAGTTAAACGGATCAGAGAGACGATTGATCTTGTGGATGATTTCCCCGCGCCTACAATTTGTGCATTAAATGGACCGGCCTTTGGTGGCGGGTTTGAGCTGGCCCTTGCATGTGATATCCGAATTTGCACTCCTCATACAACGTTTGCTCTTACTGAGACGTCCCTGGCCATTATCCCCGGTGCAGGCGGAACACAGCGCCTTCCAAGAGCCATTGGCATGTCCAGGGCAAAAGAGATGATTTTCACCAGTAAAAAAATCGATGCACAAACTGCAGAACAATGGGGTCTCGTAAGCAGTGTAAGTACTTCTGATTCATTATACAAAGAAGTTAAAGCGCTTACAGATCAAATGGTGAGATGTGGTCCTGTGGCACTGAGGCAGGCGAAGTTTGCCATGAATCAAGGTGCCGGAACGGATTTGAAAACGGGGATTGCCATCGAAGCAAAAGCATATGAAATCACGATTCCGACAGAAGACCGTATAGAGGGACTTGAAGCATTTAAAGAAAAAAGAAAACCGCAATATACAGGCAGATAA
- a CDS encoding acyl-CoA carboxylase subunit beta, producing MSNEVQWQEKVEQIERGGGERYHQKNAEKGKMFVRDRLKMLFDEGSWAEDGLFANSEQEGLPADGVVTATGKINGQTVCVMANDSTVKAGSWGARTVEKIIRIQETAEKLEVPILYLVDSAGARITDQLEMFPNRRGAGKIFYNQVKLSGKVPQICLLFGPSAAGGAYIPAFCDVVMMVDGNASMYLGSPRMAEMVIGEKVSLEEMGGAKMHCSVSGCGDILVASEEEAIEKAKQYLSYFPGNYKNKTKTVKAKPVPEFEKSLEELIPKNQNAPFEMKDLIARITDEGSFFEMKALFAKELITGFARINGEAVGIIANQPRQKGGVLFHDSADKAARFITLCDAYHIPLLFLADVPGFMIGTKVEKAGIIRHGAKMISAMSEATVPKISVIVRKAYGAGLYAMAGPAFEPDCCIALPSAQIAVMGPEAAVNAVYANKIAELAPEDRPAFIQEKRKEYQENIDIYRLASELIVDEIVPANKLREELEQRLDLYRTKNQVFTDRKHPVYPV from the coding sequence ATGAGCAATGAAGTGCAGTGGCAGGAAAAAGTAGAACAGATAGAGCGTGGCGGTGGTGAAAGATACCATCAAAAGAACGCAGAAAAAGGAAAAATGTTTGTCCGTGACAGACTCAAAATGCTTTTTGATGAAGGATCCTGGGCGGAGGACGGACTGTTTGCAAACTCAGAACAAGAAGGGCTTCCGGCAGACGGGGTTGTTACAGCAACAGGTAAGATTAACGGTCAGACAGTTTGTGTAATGGCAAATGACTCAACCGTTAAAGCCGGTTCCTGGGGTGCCAGAACAGTAGAAAAAATCATCCGTATCCAGGAAACTGCGGAAAAGCTTGAAGTGCCGATTCTTTACCTTGTAGACTCTGCAGGTGCAAGAATCACAGATCAACTGGAGATGTTCCCAAACCGCAGGGGAGCAGGAAAAATCTTTTACAATCAGGTGAAGCTGTCAGGAAAAGTGCCTCAAATCTGTCTATTGTTCGGACCTTCTGCTGCGGGCGGAGCCTACATTCCGGCGTTTTGTGACGTCGTAATGATGGTGGATGGAAATGCGTCCATGTATCTTGGCTCCCCGCGAATGGCTGAAATGGTTATCGGCGAAAAAGTTTCACTTGAGGAAATGGGAGGGGCAAAAATGCACTGCTCGGTTTCCGGTTGCGGTGACATTCTCGTTGCATCTGAAGAAGAAGCCATTGAGAAAGCCAAACAGTACTTATCCTACTTCCCAGGCAACTATAAAAATAAGACGAAGACTGTGAAGGCAAAGCCTGTTCCTGAATTTGAGAAAAGCCTGGAAGAGCTGATTCCCAAAAATCAGAACGCACCGTTTGAAATGAAGGATTTAATCGCACGCATTACGGACGAAGGTAGCTTCTTTGAGATGAAGGCGTTATTCGCCAAAGAGCTGATCACGGGGTTTGCCCGCATTAACGGTGAGGCTGTTGGTATCATTGCCAATCAGCCTCGTCAGAAAGGCGGAGTGCTGTTCCACGATTCTGCTGATAAAGCAGCACGTTTTATCACGCTTTGTGATGCCTATCATATTCCGCTTTTATTCCTTGCCGATGTGCCGGGATTCATGATAGGAACCAAGGTTGAAAAAGCAGGCATAATCCGCCACGGTGCAAAAATGATTTCTGCTATGTCTGAAGCGACTGTCCCAAAAATCAGTGTCATCGTAAGAAAAGCATATGGAGCAGGCCTTTATGCCATGGCAGGCCCTGCCTTTGAACCTGACTGCTGTATTGCCTTACCATCTGCACAAATTGCCGTGATGGGGCCGGAAGCTGCCGTAAATGCCGTATACGCAAATAAAATTGCTGAACTGGCGCCTGAAGACCGCCCGGCATTCATCCAGGAAAAGCGCAAAGAATATCAGGAAAACATTGATATTTACCGATTGGCTTCAGAGTTAATTGTGGACGAAATTGTCCCTGCCAATAAATTAAGAGAAGAACTCGAGCAGCGTCTCGACCTTTACCGCACAAAAAACCAGGTATTTACCGACCGAAAGCACCCGGTTTATCCAGTGTAG
- a CDS encoding CoA transferase subunit A — MKQIHSSFEEAVSEIKDGATLLVGGFGLCGIPENLIKALREHGAKHLTVISNNCGVDDWGLGLLLENKQIDKIYASYVGENKEFERQVLAGELEVELVPQGSLAERIRAGGAGIPAFYTPAGVGTKVAEGKEVRTFNGKEYLLEEAFTADFSLVRAYKGDTHGNLVYRKTAQNFNPLVAAAGKVTIAEVEELVEVGELDPEKIHTPSIYVNQLIVGEQEKRIERRTLAQV; from the coding sequence ATGAAACAGATTCATTCTTCTTTTGAGGAAGCCGTAAGTGAAATTAAAGATGGAGCCACACTTCTTGTTGGCGGATTCGGTTTATGCGGTATTCCGGAAAATTTAATCAAAGCATTACGGGAACACGGAGCAAAACATCTAACAGTTATTTCAAACAACTGCGGTGTCGATGACTGGGGTCTCGGCCTGCTCCTCGAAAACAAGCAGATTGATAAAATTTACGCTTCCTACGTTGGGGAAAATAAGGAGTTTGAACGTCAAGTGCTGGCCGGAGAGCTGGAAGTGGAACTGGTTCCACAAGGCTCCCTTGCCGAGCGGATCCGTGCCGGTGGTGCAGGAATACCTGCATTCTATACTCCCGCAGGGGTAGGAACGAAAGTAGCAGAGGGTAAAGAAGTGCGCACGTTTAATGGCAAGGAGTATTTACTTGAAGAGGCCTTCACAGCTGATTTCAGCCTGGTAAGGGCGTACAAAGGTGATACACATGGAAACCTGGTATACAGAAAAACTGCTCAAAACTTTAATCCTCTTGTTGCGGCTGCAGGAAAAGTGACAATTGCTGAAGTGGAAGAGCTGGTGGAGGTTGGAGAGCTCGATCCTGAGAAAATTCACACTCCAAGCATATATGTGAACCAATTGATCGTTGGAGAACAGGAAAAACGGATTGAAAGACGGACATTGGCTCAAGTATAA
- a CDS encoding CoA transferase subunit B, which produces MSVVDRHKVRELIARRAEKEIHDGDYVNLGIGMPTMVANYITENKQVVLQSENGLLGIGPYPTEEELDADLINAGKETVTAIKGASYFSSAESFAMIRGGHIDVAILGAMEVAENGDLANWMIPGKMIKGMGGAMDLVHGAKKVVVIMEHVNRAGEPKILKECALPLTGKQVVNRIITDRAVLDVTEEGLVLKEIIGDYSVEDIQKATEPTLIIDDELKKQHS; this is translated from the coding sequence ATGAGTGTAGTCGACCGCCACAAAGTAAGAGAGCTTATAGCAAGACGTGCAGAAAAAGAAATTCATGATGGTGACTATGTAAATTTAGGAATTGGAATGCCGACGATGGTAGCCAATTATATTACGGAAAACAAACAGGTGGTTCTTCAATCTGAGAACGGGCTTCTGGGAATAGGGCCCTATCCAACAGAGGAAGAACTTGATGCCGATCTGATTAATGCAGGTAAGGAAACCGTGACTGCTATCAAAGGAGCATCATACTTCAGCAGCGCAGAATCCTTTGCCATGATCCGCGGCGGGCATATTGATGTTGCGATTCTGGGAGCAATGGAAGTTGCTGAAAACGGTGATCTGGCAAATTGGATGATCCCGGGTAAAATGATCAAAGGGATGGGCGGAGCGATGGATCTTGTTCACGGAGCGAAGAAAGTAGTCGTGATCATGGAACACGTCAATCGTGCCGGAGAGCCTAAGATTCTAAAGGAGTGCGCCCTTCCTCTGACAGGAAAACAGGTTGTCAACCGAATTATTACAGACCGTGCAGTACTTGATGTGACGGAAGAAGGCCTTGTGTTAAAAGAGATTATTGGTGATTACTCAGTCGAGGATATTCAAAAAGCAACTGAACCTACTTTGATTATTGATGATGAGCTAAAGAAACAGCATTCTTAA
- a CDS encoding alpha/beta-type small acid-soluble spore protein has product MANQNQLVVPGVQQALDQMKYEIAQEFGVELGPDSTARSNGSVGGEITKRLVQQAEQQFGQR; this is encoded by the coding sequence ATGGCAAACCAAAACCAACTTGTTGTACCTGGTGTACAACAAGCCCTTGACCAAATGAAGTACGAAATCGCTCAGGAATTCGGTGTAGAACTTGGCCCGGATTCTACTGCACGCTCTAACGGATCTGTAGGTGGAGAGATCACTAAGCGTCTGGTACAACAAGCTGAACAGCAATTCGGACAGCGCTAA